From the genome of Candidatus Eisenbacteria bacterium, one region includes:
- a CDS encoding TIGR00730 family Rossman fold protein, whose amino-acid sequence MKRICVYAASNPGRDRRFGEAAARLGRVVASRGLEMVYGGGRLGVMGRAADGAIAAGGRVTGVIPRFMEARVHPGLTRVEYVETMHERKARMAALADGFVTLPGGLGTLEETVEILTWTQLGLHRKPLGLLNAAGYYDPLLAWMDRAAREGFLRPEHRAMVLVAGEPEDLLGLMADYRAPASILDDGAAGGPPGAA is encoded by the coding sequence ATGAAGAGGATCTGCGTGTACGCTGCATCCAACCCTGGGCGGGACCGTCGTTTCGGGGAGGCCGCGGCGCGTCTCGGCCGGGTCGTCGCCTCGCGCGGCCTGGAAATGGTCTACGGCGGCGGACGGCTCGGCGTAATGGGCCGCGCGGCGGACGGAGCGATCGCGGCGGGCGGCCGAGTGACCGGAGTGATTCCGCGATTCATGGAGGCGCGGGTTCACCCCGGCCTCACCCGCGTCGAGTACGTGGAGACGATGCACGAGCGAAAGGCGCGCATGGCCGCGCTGGCCGACGGCTTCGTCACGCTCCCCGGCGGTCTCGGCACGCTGGAGGAGACCGTGGAGATCCTCACGTGGACCCAGCTCGGCCTGCACCGGAAGCCGCTCGGTCTCCTGAACGCCGCCGGGTACTACGACCCCTTGCTCGCCTGGATGGACCGCGCCGCACGTGAGGGCTTTCTCCGACCCGAGCATCGCGCCATGGTCCTGGTCGCCGGAGAGCCGGAGGATCTGCTCGGCCTCATGGCGGACTATCGGGCGCCGGCGTCGATCCTGGACGACGGCGCGGCCGGCGGCCCCCCCGGCGCCGCCTAG